Proteins encoded in a region of the Bactrocera tryoni isolate S06 chromosome 4, CSIRO_BtryS06_freeze2, whole genome shotgun sequence genome:
- the LOC120775184 gene encoding ubiquitin-like protein 5, with protein sequence MIEITCNDRLGKKVRVKCNPDDTIGDLKKLIAAQTGTKSEKIVLKKWYTIYKDPIRLCDYEIHDGMNLELYYQ encoded by the exons ATGATTGAAATTACTTGCAATGATCGATTGGGCAAAAAG GTGAGAGTGAAATGCAATCCGGATGACACTATTGGCGATCTAAAGAAGTTAATTGCAGCGCAGACAGGCACAAAATCTGAAAAGATAGTTTTAAAGAAGTGGTACACCATCTATAAAGATCCTATACGTCTATGTGATT atgaaatacATGATGGCATGAATTTGGAGCTTTACTATCAATAG
- the LOC120775566 gene encoding probable tRNA(His) guanylyltransferase has protein sequence MRLLRYTILHLLKRSGEIISQQRVLHTSGGMACSRFEYVKNYEQDDSVLPNVWIVIRLDGKGFHKFSKAHDFAKPNDANALNLMNIAAVTVMEEFRDVILAYGQSDEYSFIFRKETNVFNRRAAKLLTYVTSLFTSAYVFNWNHWMHPKTLQYPPCFDGRVVLYPSDQNLRDYLSWRQADVHINNLYNTAFWNLVLHSGLSNQEAEAELRGTFSADKNELLFTKFGINYNKLPPMFRKGTILLRKRVKISDHDGLNRQLIVPVHDDMIREKFWKDHTELLGKYKPGNYESTFDGLSPILRTQIEKLSSGDEKPQNVECSS, from the exons ATGCGGCTTTTACGATACACAATCCTTCATTTATTAAAGAGATCAGGCGAGATTATAAGTCAACAACGTGTTTTACATACGAGCGGTGGTATGGCCTGTAGCCGCTTTGAATATGTTAAAAACTACGAACAAGACGACAGCGTTTTACCAAATGTGTGGATAGTGATACGTTTAGATGGCAAGGGATTCCATAAATTTTCCAAAGCACACGATTTTGCTAAACCTAACGATGCCaatg CGCTTAATTTGATGAACATCGCCGCGGTAACAGTAATGGAAGAATTCCGCGATGTAATTCTAGCTTATGGTCAAAGTGATGAATACTCATTTATATTCCGAAAGGAAACTAACGTTTTTAATCGACGAGCAGCAAAACTTCTCACATACGTAACCAGTTTATTCACTTCTGCCTACGTATTTAACTGGAATCATTGGATGCATCCCAAAACTTTACAGTATCCTCCATGCTTCGATGGTCGAGTTGTATTATATCCATCAGATCAAAACTTACGCGACTATCTCAGCTGGCGACAAGCTGACGTACACATAAATAACTTATACAATACCGCCTTTTGGAATTTAGTATTACACTCAGGACTAAGTAATCAAGAAGCCGAAGCTGAGCTGCGCGGTACATTCTCTGCGGATAAAAACGAATTGctttttactaaatttggcatcaaTTATAACAAGCTTCCCCCCATGTTTCGCAAAGGTACTATACTATTGAGAAAGCGAGTGAAAATCAGCGACCATGATGGTTTAAATAGACAGCTAATTGTACCCGTGCACGATGATATGATAcgtgaaaaattttggaaagatCATACAGAATTGTTAGGCAAGTATAAGCCTGGCAACTACGAATCTACCTTTGATGGATTATCACCAATACTAAGAACACAAATAGAAAAACTGAGCTCCGGAGATGAAAAGCCACAAAATGTAGAATGTTCAAGTTAG
- the LOC120773984 gene encoding RNA-binding protein 1-like isoform X2 produces MPRYREWDLACKVYVGNLGSSASKYEIENAFSKYGPLRNVWVARNPPGFAFVEFEDRRDAEDATRGLDGTRCCGTRIRVEMSSGRSRRDDRRRGGGSAGGGGSSSGGRGGGRYRSRSPRRTRSRSRSFSRDRRSRSDSRDRH; encoded by the exons atgcCGCGTTATCGTGAGTGGGACTTAGCTTGCAAAGTATATGTAGGAAATTTGGGATCATCCGCCTCTAAATATGAAATAGAAAATGCTTTCAGCAAATATGGTCCGTTGAGAAACGTATGGGTCGCACGAAATCCACCTGGATTTGCATTTGTAGAATTTGAAGATCGCCGCGACGCAGAAGATGCAACTCGGGGATTGGATGGAAC TCGCTGCTGTGGTACTCGCATACGCGTAGAAATGTCGTCGGGTCGGTCACGAAGAGATGATAGACGACGAGGAGGCGGTAGTGCTGGTGGCGGTGGCAGCAGCAGCGGTGGCCGAGGGGGAGGTCGCTATAG ATCACGCTCACCACGTCGTACACGCAGCCGTTCCCGCAGTTTTTCAAGAGACAGACGTAGCCGATCGGACTCTCGTGATCGTCATTAG
- the LOC120773984 gene encoding uncharacterized protein LOC120773984 isoform X1, with translation MPRYREWDLACKVYVGNLGSSASKYEIENAFSKYGPLRNVWVARNPPGFAFVEFEDRRDAEDATRGLDGTRCCGTRIRVEMSSGRSRRDDRRRGGGSAGGGGSSSGGRGGGRYRIKSTATTTSRTSTSSSFNKNYKNNIFTYHNYCSFSTNFTTTSNKLNLISFNDNIFDNSEKNVNQQFFKKECLQNFDNNNFSYSKHHFQHHQKQLQEKPQHSTFINKLMIIVFIINTNTLNTTNTNVTTVLHIKFDLVFAVVIVINTYLTIVVVAIENCNSCPDVKCSKRSTIIRTATTSKITTTATTTTSAATASTVTTTIATTRISATSKSVLGQQAQDQHQRQIPKHLLQPSSLIPPLLPPQPP, from the exons atgcCGCGTTATCGTGAGTGGGACTTAGCTTGCAAAGTATATGTAGGAAATTTGGGATCATCCGCCTCTAAATATGAAATAGAAAATGCTTTCAGCAAATATGGTCCGTTGAGAAACGTATGGGTCGCACGAAATCCACCTGGATTTGCATTTGTAGAATTTGAAGATCGCCGCGACGCAGAAGATGCAACTCGGGGATTGGATGGAAC TCGCTGCTGTGGTACTCGCATACGCGTAGAAATGTCGTCGGGTCGGTCACGAAGAGATGATAGACGACGAGGAGGCGGTAGTGCTGGTGGCGGTGGCAGCAGCAGCGGTGGCCGAGGGGGAGGTCGCTATAG GATAAAGTCTACTGCTACTACTACTTCTAGAACTTCTACCTCCTCTTCCttcaacaaaaactacaaaaacaacatctTCACGTATCACAACTACTGCTCCTTCTCCACAAACTTCACCACGACAAGCAACAAGCTCAACTTAATATCGTTCAACGACAACATTTTTGATAAtagtgaaaaaaatgtcaatcaacaattttttaagaaagaatGTCTACAAAATTtcgacaacaacaattttagttatagcaaacatcattttcaacatcaccaaaaacaactacaagaaAAGCCACAACACAGTACTTTCATCAATAAATTAATGATCATAGTTTTTATTATCAACACGAACACCTTGAACACCACCAACACCAACGTTACAACAGTCTTGCACATAAAATTTGATCTCGTTTTCGCTGTAGTCATTGTCATCAATACCTATCTaacaattgttgttgtcgcaATAGAAAACTGTAACAGTTGTCCTGATGTTAAGTGCAGTAAAAGATCAACAATCATTAGAACAGCAACTACTAGTAAAATAACTACTACCGCTACTACTACTACCTCAGCTGCAACTGCTTCTACAGTCACTACAACTATTGCTACTACAAGAATTAGTGCAACTAGTAAAAGTGTGCTTGGGCAGCAGGCGCAGGATCAGCATCAACGGCAAATTCCTAAGCATTTACTACAGCCATCATCATTAATACCACCACTACTACCACCACAACCACCTTAA
- the LOC120775567 gene encoding protein Dr1, whose amino-acid sequence MADPQDELCPPPTEDDDLTLPRASINKIIKELVPSVRVANESRELILNCCTEFIHLISSEANDVCNRRNKKTINAEHVLEALDRLGFCDYKQEAEAVLNDCKEVAAKRRRQSTRLENLGIPEEELLRQQQELFAKAREEQAREEQQQWISMQASAVQQNAELLHRQMKSSNSGGLEDDDDDDEEY is encoded by the coding sequence ATGGCAGACCCACAAGATGAGCTGTGCCCACCACCTACAGAGGATGATGACTTGACTTTGCCTAGAGCaagtattaacaaaattataaaagagcTGGTACCATCAGTCCGTGTTGCGAATGAGAGTCGAGAACTGATACTTAATTGCTGCACAGAATTTATACACTTAATTTCATCAGAAGCTAACGATGTATGCAACAGACGTAATAAAAAGACAATTAATGCAGAGCATGTATTAGAAGCTCTTGACCGCTTGGGTTTCTGTGATTATAAACAGGAAGCAGAGGCCGTTTTGAATGATTGCAAAGAAGTTGCAGCTAAACGGCGACGTCAAAGTACACGACTTGAAAATCTTGGTATACCTGAAGAGGAACTTCTGCGGCAACAACAAGAACTTTTCGCTAAAGCTCGCGAAGAGCAAGCACGTGaagagcaacaacaatggaTTAGCATGCAAGCATCTGCTGTTCAACAAAATGCTGAGCTATTGCATCGACAAATGAAGTCTAGCAATAGCGGAGGTTTAGAAGATGATGACGACGACGATGAAGAATACTAA
- the LOC120775629 gene encoding anaphase-promoting complex subunit 15B, producing MSMIPFFPSLRPQIANRIWFEINTPPSEDDVLRYERDHDNWKESIKNAASDIPPLGKVLTRPGPETDDEDANDDSDDSDTHDDDDDTNDRAIPGQPEHSALYSPGDDANPINEDVPTTVDTL from the exons ATGTCTATGATACCTTTCTTTCCATCGTTGCGACCACAAATAGCTAATCGCATTTGGTTTGAAATTAATACCCCACCCAGCGAAGATGATGTTTTGCGTTATGAACGGGATCATGATAATTGGAAAGAATCTATAAAAAATGCGGCAAGCGATATTCCGCCTCTGGGTAAAGTTTTAACCAGACCTGGACCAGAAACTGATGACGAAGATG CTAATGATGATAGCGATGATTCAGATACacacgatgatgatgatgatacaAATGACAGGGCTATTCCTGGTCAGCCAGAGCATTCTGCACTTTATTCGCCGGGTGATGATGCTAATCCAATTAATGAAGATGTGCCAACAACAGTCGACACTTTATAA
- the LOC120775436 gene encoding surfeit locus protein 4 homolog — MNIPNEYISKTEDVADQVIRRGKNILPTVARLCLIATFFEDGLRMYFQWNEQREYMDMSWGCGKFLATVFVLVNLFGQLGGCVMVIARFKVEIAVGVLFFIVILQTIAYSILWDIQFLLRNLALLGALLLVLAESRVEGRSLFAGVPSLGENKPKNVMQLAGRILLAFMFITLIRFEMSFLQILLDIVGSILMVLVTIGYKTKLSALILVALLTVLNLYHNAWWTIPSYKPLRDFLKYDFFQTLSVIGGLLMIVSLGPGGVSMDEHKKKW; from the exons atgaatATCCCCAACGAATACATTTCGAAAACGGAGGATGTGGCGGATCAG GTTATTCGTCGTGGTAAAAATATCCTGCCTACAGTCGCCCGTCTGTGTTTAATAGCGACATTTTTTGAAGATGGTTTGCGcatgtattttcaatggaatgAACAACGTGAATATATGGATATGAGTTGGGGATGTGGCAAGTTTTTGGCGACAGTTTTTGTGCTTGTGAATTTATTTGGACAACTAGGTGGCTGTGTAATGGTAATCGCTAGATTTAAGGTTGAAATTGCTGTTGGAGTGCTTTTCTTCATTGTAATTCTACAG ACAATCGCTTACTCTATCCTTTGGGACATACAATTCTTGTTGCGCAATCTGGCACTGCTTGGTGCATTACTGCTTGTTTTAGCGGAATCACGTGTGGAAGGACGCAGTCTATTTGCTGGTGTGCCCTCACTTGGTGAGAATAAACCCAAAAATGTAATGCAGCTCGCTGGTCGTATACTGCTCGCATTTATGTTTATTACACTAATTCGTTTCGAAATGAGCTTCCTTCag attttattaGACATCGTCGGTTCAATTTTGATGGTTCTGGTAACAATcggatataaaacaaaattgtctgCACTCATCCTCGTAGCATTATTGACTGTACTCAATTTGTATCATAACGCGTGGTGGACCATTCCTTCTTATAAACCACTTAGAGATTTTCTGAAATACGACTTTTTCCAG ACGCTCTCCGTCATAGGCGGTTTACTAATGATTGTGTCACTGGGTCCAGGTGGTGTATCAATGGACGAACATAAAAAGAAATGGTAG
- the LOC120775537 gene encoding ATP synthase subunit gamma, mitochondrial — protein MMMQRANILMPVAIEATFQSQPQRGMATLKAISIRLKSVKNIQKITQSMKMVSAAKYSRAERDLKAARPYGVGAQQFFEKTEIQSEDKTEPKKLLIAMTSDRGLCGAVHTGVARYIRNELAKDDSQTKLFCVGDKSRSILSRTYGKNILMVANEVGRLPPTFLDASKIAHEVLKTGYDFTEGQIVYNKFKSVVSYQLSTLPVYNAPTVEKSEKLALYDSLDSEIVQSYLEYSLASLIFYTMKEGACSEQSSRMTAMDNASKNAGEMIEKLTLTFNRTRQAVITRELIEIISGAAALN, from the coding sequence ATGATGATGCAGCGTGCTAACATTTTGATGCCAGTTGCCATTGAGGCGACTTTCCAGTCGCAGCCGCAGCGCGGCATGGCTACTTTGAAAGCCATCTCAATCCGTTTGAAGTCCGTAAAGAACATTCAGAAAATTACGCAATCCATGAAGATGGTGTCAGCTGCCAAATATTCGCGTGCTGAACGTGATTTAAAAGCTGCTCGCCCCTATGGTGTTGGTGCACAACAATTCTTTGAGAAAACCGAAATCCAATCGGAAGATAAAACTGAGCCAAAGAAGCTGTTGATTGCCATGACATCTGATCGTGGTCTATGTGGTGCCGTGCATACCGGTGTTGCCCGTTATATCCGTAACGAACTTGCTAAAGATGATTCCCAAACcaagttattctgtgttggtgACAAGTCGCGTTCCATTTTGTCACGTACATATGGCAAGAACATTTTGATGGTTGCCAACGAGGTCGGTCGTCTGCCACCTACCTTCCTTGATGCTTCAAAAATTGCTCATGAAGTGTTAAAGACCGGTTATGATTTCACTGAAGGCCAAATTGTCTACAACAAATTCAAATCAGTCGTTTCATATCAGTTGTCTACGCTGCCAGTATACAATGCACCAACCGTCGAGAAATCTGAGAAGTTGGCACTTTATGATTCACTTGACAGCGAAATTGTGCAGAGCTACTTGGAATACTCGCTAGCTTCATTGATATTCTATACTATGAAGGAAGGTGCTTGCTCCGAACAATCTTCCCGTATGACTGCCATGGACAACGCGTCCAAGAACGCCGGTGAAATGATTGAGAAGCTCACACTCACATTCAACCGTACCAGACAGGCTGTCATCACCCGTGAGTTGATTGAAATCATCTCTGGTGCTGCTGCTTTgaattaa
- the LOC120775628 gene encoding NADH-cytochrome b5 reductase-like yields the protein MDQTALISESECCGNGCVNCVLNVGYRRTYSDNLEGKQNVISEYRKFRLSSKYPHNPMGREDDNGNGVEVIELHFCVSYLPDGAEDFALMIPAGYHVMMRQHLATGLVCLRPYSPFWVDTLAMEFKILVNLAPCGQMSRFIKELKVGDFVEFRGPIGAYEYFSNTKTERNIFIITQGVAIAATIRIVKDILDNEEDFSHVFQVACYKDIDHAFFRDAIRDFNKYWNYKSHIYLAHQKCLHRMCKTAECTGECTWFQKKLWYKETVHLRRFSDSELRDISNGSGGNGTESVFIIAGSKNFQESFTNDIKKLTLESSNTKIVLL from the coding sequence atgGATCAAACTGCATTGATAAGTGAGAGTGAATGCTGCGGTAATGGCTGCGTAAATTGTGTATTAAATGTCGGATATCGGAGAACTTATAGTGATAACCTAGAAGGAAAACAGAACGTAATTTCGGAGTATCGAAAATTTCGACTGTCAAGCAAATATCCACATAATCCTATGGGCAGGGAAGATGATAATGGAAATGGTGTCGAAGTAATTGAGCTTCACTTTTGTGTTTCTTATTTGCCAGACGGTGCGGAGGATTTCGCTTTGATGATACCAGCAGGTTATCATGTAATGATGCGTCAACATTTGGCTACTGGGCTAGTTTGTCTGAGGCCCTATTCTCCTTTTTGGGTGGATACTTtggcgatggaattcaaaatccTCGTAAATCTCGCTCCTTGCGGTCAAATGTCTCGATTTATTAAAGAACTGAAGGTTGGTGATTTTGTCGAATTTCGAGGACCTATAGGTGCTTACGAATATTTTAGTAACACTAAAACTGAacgcaatattttcattataacaCAAGGTGTTGCCATTGCAGCTACCATCCGCATTGTAAAAGATATTCTGGATAATGAAGAAGACTTCAGTCACGTTTTTCAGGTAGCATGTTATAAAGATATAGATCATGCTTTCTTTCGAGACGCCATACGTGACTTTAATAAGTATTGGAACTATAAAAGTCATATATATCTCGCGCATCAGAAATGTTTGCATCGTATGTGTAAAACAGCTGAATGCACTGGAGAATGTACCTGGTTTCAAAAAAAGTTGTGGTATAAAGAAACGGTTCATTTACGTCGTTTTTCCGATTCTGAATTGAGAGATATTAGCAACGGAAGTGGCGGTAACGGTACGGAATCAGTTTTTATAATCGCAGGCTCAAAGAATTTTCAAGAATCCTTTACTAAtgatataaaaaagttaacGTTAGAAtcctcaaatacaaaaattgttctactttag